The DNA segment GTGGGGTGTCTTTCCTATATGTCCCTAATACTTTGCCTATATCGCTGGTGCGCATATTGTAGTCCCATCCATTCTCATGAGCGTCCTTTAGAAGAACATGTATGATTTCGTTCTTCATTAGTGTCAGCACTTGATCTCTGTAATGTTTACGCATTTTTGCCTCCATATTGGTTCATAATAAGTAATTTTGAACGTGGCTAATTCAGAAAAATAGACAGAAGTGTTCCCTTAAGCCATCGTATAGCTCTTTCAAGAATAGACGGATTTTCTCTTAGATTCCCTATCCCAGTATTACATCTATTGCAAATCCAACCTCTGATTTCACCTGTCTCATGGTTATGATCTAAGTTGACATCTCTATTTTTCTCAACAATTATGGTGCTGTCACAGACAATACAATAAAATTCCGAGCCTATTTCAGGTCTTGGATTCCTTTCTTCATATTCACGTCTGACTTTGGCAGGTATAGGCTTCTTGCTCGCTCGACATTCTTGACATTCACTTCGCCAAACACTGGGGCGATTACGCTCAAAAGCCTCAATCGGTAAAAATCTTTTTGTAACGCAATAAGTAGTTTTGGACTTGGCTAATTGAGAAAAATGGATAAAAGTGTTCCCTTAAGCCACTGTATAGCACGCCTAAGCATAGAGATATTATCCTTCAATTTTCCAATTCCAGTATTGCAATCGTTACAAATATAACCTCTAATTTCTCCCGTTTGATGGTTATGATCTAAGCAAACATCTCTGTTATTTTGAACAATCATCGTCCGCTGACAAACTTTGCAATAGAAACTATCCCCTATTTGAGGTCTTGGGTATTTAGATTCGTATTCCCTTCGCAATTTTGCAGGTGCTTGAGGGAAAGGTTTTTCCTTCTTCCGACACTCTTTGCAAACACTTCTGTATTTATCAGGGCGGTTACGTTCAAAATAGACTTTTTCTATCAGAAGTCTTTGGCATTCTTTACAATACTTCTTCTTCAAGATTAAGTTCCTTTTGATATATAGACAAACGCTCATTGGCAATATCACAATAATTAGGATTTATCTCACTACCGAGAAAGTTTCTACTATTTGATTCTGCCATTAAAGCAACTGTTCCGCTTCCCATAAACGGGTCATAGACTAAATCCCCCGGATTGCTCCAAGAAAGAATGTGATCCTGTGCCAACTTTTCAGGAAATATAGCAGGGTGTTCGTGAGCGATTTTATTTGACGCTGAATGCCCTTTGCCGATCTTATACTCCCATACATTTGTTCTTCTGCCATATTTCTCATAACCACCCCGACTCATTTTCTGTAACGATCCATCCTTTAATCGTTTCGTACCATTATCTCCTTTCCTTGCTTCCTTATTCTCCCGGTCTTTGATAAGATTGATAGTCTTTGGTTGTCCCTTAGAAAAGACAAACATATACTCAAAAGACTGCCAGTAGGACTTGTTATTACCACAAGCCCCTCTTGGCGGTTTCAAATAAATCATTGTATCAAAGAGATTGAAACCGACTTCTTTAAAATGAAGTGCCTGTCGAAATGAAGTCCCCGACTCATTGCCTTTGACGGTTTCATCGGCAATAACCCATACAACAACGCCTCCGTCAGCAATAACACGATACAATTCAACGGCTATTTGCTCAAAACCTTGCAGGCTATATCCCTCATATTCACGCATTTTATCATAAGGAGGCGAAGTTACAACAAGATCAACGAAACCATCAGCCATTCGCTTCATTGTATCAAGACAATCCTCATTCCTTATCATGTTTAACTTCATGGGTACTCCTCCTTTGTGGGAATTTCATACTGTCATTGACAAACTTCGTCCAAATAGAGTCAAGATTTCGGTAGTTGTACACATAGCACCGTTCCGCCACATAGAGGGGCGTATAGCCCGTTTGATAGTGGTGGTGTGAGCCGTACCACGCCCGTTTCAAAAGACTCCAGAAACCCTCAATCGTGTTCGTGTGCTTATCGCCTTCAGCAAACTGGACTTGGTGATTGATAACCGAATGCTTTAACTCCCGACCGATCTGGCTGTACAATCGGCTTTCGTCGGTCATGAGTTCCGAGTCCTTTAGGTTCACCACAGATCGAATAAACTCAAGGATCGTCCGTCCCGTCAGTTCCGTAGCGAGTTGAGCAACAACCTTACCACCACGCTGGACTGCTCCGATAATAGCGTCCTTTGAAGTACCACTGCCCCGCGGTGAAGGTTCAAAGTCCTCTCGTTTGTTAGGTTTTCGAGGCTTACCGCCTATGTATGCTTCGTCTGCTTCTATGATACCGTGTAGCAATGCTCCGCCCTTCTTTGCCATCTCTGCCCGGATACGTGTCTGCATGTACCACGCGGTCTTCTGGTTGAGGTCAAGATCACGTGCCAATTGGTGACTGGAGAGCGACTTCTTTGCGTTCCCGATTAGCACAATCGCAAGAAACCACTTCTGAAGGTCGATTTTTGTGCCGTGAAACACTGTTCCACAGGTAACCTTGAACGTAGCATTGCAATCATGGCAGTTATAGCGTCCGATTCGTCCAGTTTCGCACTCTTTACGTCTTTGGACACCCAAACTACCACAATGCGGACAGTGGGGTGTTCCCCGCCATCTGAGGCGTTCCAAATAGGATATACAAGATTCTTGGTCGGGAAAGCGTTCCATAACTTCTATGAGGTTCATCAGAATATGCTCCCTTTCATTTAGAGGGTTGCATTTTCTGGTGTTTTTTGTTACAATAGAGATAAGGTGAACATAGAAAAGCAACCCGCTTTTTTAGTTCAAATAGGGGGCTGACAACCCCCTATTCACTACCAATATTGTATCATATTTTCTGAATAAACACAAGCACAAAGTCAATAAAATCAAGGGTTCATGGCACTTTTAGATATACGGGAAAGTAGTCGACTCTCCCGTATATTCGTCCGGTGTTACCGTAGTCTACGGACAACACGTACAGAACGCCTCACAGTAACGGTTCGGCGAACAGTACGAACGACCGCTCTACGTGCAACTGCTCTACGAGCAACACGGATTCGTGCCATGCTTATCACCTCACTTTGTTTGGCAAAATTAGTGCATAGCATACGTAACGGCGTGTGCTATGCACAACCAATACATCATTTATGATTACAAAAGGAAGTTGGGACTTCCTGTAAATCATGTACCTGTATCACTTGAAAGCGTCCCCGTAGGGGATAACCCCCACGGGTCTGCGGGTGATTTACAGGTATAGTTCGGGTATAGTGTCGGGGATCAGTCGACGACCCAGGATAGCCTTTGGAGTTAGGTTACCCTTTCAATATAGTATACAGTATCTTGCCTACAAAGTCAAGTGAAAACGACTTTTCCAAGTCCAAAACTACTTATTGCGTTTTGTAAGTTTTGCAGCCTTTGGATATAGTCTTGTAGCGTGTGGATCATCGTTTTTTCTTGAAACTCTCTTAGGCACACAATTTCCCTGTCATGAAGTCAACTGTGCCCACGGATAGAGATGGCTCCAATCTTTGCTGAAAATGACACGAACGGGTTGATACGTTTCCTCAGACAACCGCAGAAAAACGGCATACACCAACGCTCGATGATTCCCATCTTCAAGGTAAAACTGGATTTTCGGGGAATGTGCGGGTTTCTCATAGGCAGCCAGCGGTCTCACCAACAATTCTCCCATCAAGCGCGGATCGAACCTTGCACTGATAAGAAAGCATCCTTCAAACCACGATTCGTCCTCGGAGAGATGCTTAAAGACTTGGATGGGACTCTCGTGCGGATATACCTTCAGAATCCTGTCTACGACTTCCTTAAGCGTGCGCGACTTACCTTTAGGCATTAAGAGGTCTACCAGCTTCTGATTGTTTGCCCACACGTTGTCATTCGCTTCCATAAAAACGAGGTCGTCAAAGTCTGCCTCACGCAGCGTGAAGGTTTTGTATTCGACACGCTCTATCTGCTGTCGAGTTGCTTCGTATTCAGAAGGAGATGCCGATAACTGATGTGCATCGGCTAACAAGAGTTCTTTCACGTTGCCTCCGAGTGCTGTTGATAATTATGCTGACAGATATTCAGCAAATTTCGCGTCAATCTAGTTCCACGGAACCACCTCATTAAAAACAGCGAGGCCCCATAGGTCGTCCGCGTTAATCCAATATTGATAGAATTCATCCAGAATTAGTGGATCATCGCCTTCAAAGAGAGACAGTTTTGAACGCTCATGAGTGCCAGGTTATGTACTGCCATCGGAAATTAGGGCCACCCCCTAAACCAAGATTGTGCTACAATACAATCTCAATTGAAAGGAGTCTCCGATGGCGAAACGAAAACGAAGAACCTTCACCGCCGAGTTTAAAACCGAAGTTGTTCTTGAGGCACTGACAGGCGAAAGTTCCCAAGCGGAAGTGTGTCGGCACCACAACCTCAGCGAAGACCAACTCTCAAAATGGAAGCAGCACTTCCTTGAAAATGCTGTCTCTGTATTTAGCGCAACGGATCAGCAATCGAGCAAGGATGCTGAGCGTATCGCTCACCTTGAACGCCTCGTTGGAAGAATGGCGGTGGCAATGGATATCCAAAAAAAAGCATTGACTTTCTTGGATTGACACCGTCTCAACAGCGACGCATCGTTGAGAAGTTGCGGACGAACTATTCGGTGCGACAGATCTGTGAGGTGCTGGATTTCAACCGCAACCTGCTCTACTATCATCCGAAGAGCGACCCTTCTGAAGCGGAGCTTCGAGAGAAGATAGAGACGTTAGCACTGCGATATCCCACATACGGGTATCGACGTATCACGCAATTGCTGGTCAACGAGGGATATCCCGTTGGGTATAGACGCGTCTGCCGCTTGATGAAAGCGGCGAACCTCTCGGTCTCGGTGAAACGCGTCTGTCGAACCACGAACTCCCTCGAAAGGCAGGGCCCGTGGGTCAACCGACTCGAAGGTCTTGACATCTGCAGATGCGATCAGGTCTGGGTCGGCGATATCACCTACGTCCGCCTCAAAGGACGCTTCATCTATGTCGCACTGCTCATGGATGTCTTCACGCGTATGATAAGAGCGTGGCAGCTGAGTCCGCACTTGACGCAATCTCTGACCTTGCAACCCTTAGAGCAAGCGTTAGAGCAGAGCGTTTGTGAGATCCATCATTCCGATCAAGGCGTTCAGTATCTCTCAAGTGCTTATCTCTCGACACTCACGCGTCATGGTATTACGATTTCGGTAGCACACCGCGGACGCCCTTGGGAGAACGGGTATGCTGAAAGACTTATCCGAACCCTCAAGGAGGAAGAAGTCTACCTCAATGACTATGAAAACATCGATGAGGCGAGAGAACATATCGATCATTTTATCAGACGGGTGTATCATCAAAAACGCCCTCACTCAGCGTTAGGGTATCTGACACCTGCCGAATTTCAGAGACAAAACTTGTCTTAACTTTGCTAAATTCTGGCCCTAATAAGCGTTGGCACTTCATTAATCCAACTTATCAACGCGATCCCGGAACACGAAATCTAATGTTTCCAATGTTTTGCGTAAGAAGTAAAACTGCTCGTTTCGGTCACTAACATCCATCAGATCCGTTCCAAATCGGCTGATTCCAACCCCGTTCCCTCTCCAATCTAATTCTTCGTTAAAATAAGCTTGTATGTCCTTCTTTTGCTTTTCTAATATATCAATATGTTTCGGCGATAGGACGCGAAGTCCAGCAGCAATCATACCAGATCCTACCAGTACATACAGCCAAATACCTGATTGGTTAGGCTTTCTAATCAGATAGCCAATATAAATTATTTCACCTACAATATCCTGCCGGAAAAACTGAAGATGGCTCTTCTCCATAAACGCCTTAAAGTCTTCAGCATACTGCTTGCGCACATCAACATCAGATTTCTCTGTGGTCGCTTCTTTATTCCTTCCGAACAAACTCACAAATTCTCCTTTCGTAAAAGCAGGTTGTTTGAATCCACCTTTTTGTAAACTGGCAGTTCCTATCGCCATAAGAAATTTTCCCGCTTCAGTTTGTCTCATATTGCATCAACATGTTGTCTTACATTGATGCAGAATGGGTTTCGTTAAACGATGTTTAATCTCTTCATATATCGACTTTACCTCGTCCGGAGAGGTGTAAAACCACTCCTGCCCTTTTAGACACAGAAGTTCCGCCTTATCCGGATCTATCCATCTGCCGTATAACTTCAGAACACCGTGTATAATTTTTTCCCACGCCTCATCATTGTCTATTGGAACAGGCAAGCACAAAGCAATCTTGGGCATTTCATCGTACTGCCACTCACCTTTTTGACTTTTAACCCTATGCTCGACCGATTGATCTGTCTTACCAATTTTACATGGATAAGTATTACTTTGTTCCGATTCAGCGTCAGGATAATAGAATAGGTAGATATGACCGATAGTAGGCACAAACTCAGACTCAGAAATTTCGAGTTCACTCGCTACCTTCTCGCGATGCTTCTTTGGAACAGACTCTTTTCCTGTTTCCCAAGAGGATATAGAGGTAGCATAACTTTCACTTTGTCCCAATTGCTCAGCGAATAATTTTTGACTCCATCCCTTTTTTTTTCGTGCTCTCTTTAAGTTTTCTCCGCATTTAATAATATCCATTTAGTATTATTCCCTATTCATTTGCGAGGATCTATGCGCAAGTTGGGATTTTTCTACGCTTATACGAGAAACTAAAACGCCTTATCCCGACAGGCACTCAGCAATCTTCGCGTCAATCCGCTTCCATTTCCACCGGATCACATCTCCCGCACCGGCGACCTTACCCCCTGTAGAGTGCTTTGATCGAATCTGAAACATCGGCTTGTCGAGTTGTCCCGCAACCGTGACTTCTTTTTTAACGCCCGGAGCATTATGTGTATCTTGTCCCAGCACGACGATAACGATGTCCGAAAGAGCAATCTGCTTGCGTGCTTTATTCAACCAGAGCGCATCGGGATGGTACTGCTCATTCAGAGAACAATCTACAATCTTATATTTCGAGTGGCACTTTGCCTGTGAGTAGAAGTTGCGGTGCAGTTCATTATCTCTACCAAACTCAAAACTCAAAAATACGCGAACCTTTTTCTTCATGTCAGACCTTATTGTAGTTTCTGGCACTGTTGTCATACGAATAAAACCATAATGCCCTATCCAGTGTCCGCATTTCTACCCTGTTTCGGTTCGCAATATCCCGACAACACTCAATATATTTCAGCCAGAGCCTGGGAGGATAATAGTCTCTTTGCGAATCCCCCACAGACCAAAGCGCGCGCCCACTGAGGATAGGATACTTTCCTTTGTCATAGAGGTGGAGAATTGCAGAAGCAGTTGTTTGTCCGATGCCGTGTAACTCTGTCAAAGTCATCAGTTTTTCCCAATCGTCTACGGACGTGAATGCCTGCCTGGTGCTTACTTCTATGGAAGCATCGGGGTTTTCCACGCTATCTACTGTGGCCCCTCCATATACGCTTAATACCCAATCAGCAACCTTATACAGTTCGTATTGGGTGAGATACCCCCGTTGCTGAATGTTGCACCGAAGTTCTATGACCTGATTTTCTCTCTCGCGGCCGTCCGGACGTTGGCATTCCGTGTAGCGGTTTGCCCAATAGTTGATTTTGGACTTACAAAAACGTAACTTCATTTTCATACTCCTTGAGAACTTTTTATTAGATCGACTCGATGGATATCACTATCCCTTTATGATCGGAACACTTCGCAAGCAGAAGGCGATACACAGACATCCGATAAAAAATCGCAATAAGTAGTTACTTGGCAAAGATGAGTGCATAGCGTATATAGCAGTATGCGTTATGCACTACTAAGCGTTTTTCCTCTTTTAAGGGGAAGTTTGTGCTTCCTGTAAATCTTACACCTATATCACTTGAAGGCGTTCCCGTAGGGGATAACCCCCACGGGTCAGCGGTGATTTACAGGTGTGAGTTTGGGTATAGTGTCAGAAGCTACCTGACGACCCAGGACAATAGATTGGGAAGATTGCCCTTTGAATATATTATGCGATATTTTGGGTGATATGTCAAGAAAAAATTAACAAGACTCATTTAGTAAATCCCGTATCTACTTATTGCGTAAAATTTTGAAAAGGGTTCACCGCTCTACCCGACCTACAAGACTTAATTTGTACCCGTTTTTGAGATTCTGCGTTATAAAATTAAATTGACATTTTTTTCAAAATGTAGTATTCTATTAAAATACCTTGTTGGGGCGGCACTGCTAGGTCCTGTGCCGACAGGAATTGCCGCCCTCCCACCCTAGCAGGGGGATATAAAGCAAGGTCAAGGTAGACACATTTTTTTTACATCGTTATCAGTTATCGGTTCGGATTTTCTTTTCTATGAGGATCCTTTGGGTTGTCGTAGGGGACAGGAATGTAATACAAGGAACGGATTTAGTCTATTTAAAGACTAAATCCCCTGTCACTTACAGAGGCATATTTGTAACAATCCACCTCCGTTTGGAATGTTCCAAAGCGCGGTGGACCGTTACGGGAATACCTTTTAACGCGTAAAGCGAAAACTGAGAACTCTCAAACTGATGACCGACGACTGATAACTCATAATGAGGTATATTTTCTCATGCAAAAAATAACGACGCGAAAAATCGTCTTGGGCATACTGATGGCCCTTGTGCTGTCTTTTGGTGTGCAGGGTGTTGTGGATGCGTTGACGCTTACAGCAACATCCAGCGTAAGTCAGTCGGGACGAATGGGATCCACATTTGACATGACCTTTAGGGTAGGACTGACCGGAAATACAGTACAAAATGATAGTAATAACAGACGGATAAATGCGAACGATCACGATAGTCCCTACCAGCCTATTGATGATAAGGGATATGAACTTTTTTATATCCCGGGTACGAACTCTTCCTATAGAACATTAGACACTCAACCAACCGCACCAACTGGCACTGTGTTTGTTGTAGATCCTCGCCCGCAATATAGCACGAACAGCGATGGAACCGCAGCAGATCCGGCAGTGGCGGGAACGGTAACAACACCTCTTCTCGTAAACACTAATGGTCGTCTGTATGATTCAGCAGGAAAGGCTGTCTACATACAGTCAGGGAGCGGCTCAAGAAGCAGTCCTTGGAGGTATAGAGACGCAACGGGTTACAGTGGCAATACAAAAGATAAGGTGGCGGATACCTCTGCACTTCACGACTACAACGATGAAGCGATTGAGTTTTTTATTACCCGTCCTACTGATGGTAGTGGAATTCTTAAACTGACAGGATCTTCTTATGTTCTTCCGGGTAGAAATACAGATGAGTCTAGTGCAACTACAACTGACGTAACGTCCAATTCCCTACAGGAGATGATGGGGACTATAGGTCTCCCCGGTACGATAAAATTAGTTTATGAAGATGCGTCTGTAGGAACGCATACAATAAAAGTCTGGGATGCGACACCGATCCTTGATTTTCCGCTGAACGCATTGCCAAGTTCCAATAGACCGCGGCAAAGTATAACATTCACAATTCATGTAACCCCGGCTACTGCTCCGACTACAGGCACTGATAATATTTTGCCTGATATCCAAAGGAGACCTGTGGATGACGATGTAGTTCCTGTGAGTGGATATTTGGCATTTGAAAGTGCGCCTGGCACTCCCAATACTAACCTAAATCGTAGGATTCGTTATGAGGTCGTCAGAGGCAGTGGAACGCTCTATGTAGGAACACTTGAAAAAGAATATGATACACCAACACCAAACTCAAGAATATCAGTGCATCAAGCTTCCAACGTGTATCTTAAAACGAAGGGAACGTCTAACGAGATTCATGTCTGGTTTGCGAGTGAGGATCGGAGTGCTCCCCGTGCGACGATAATTTTTGAGTATAAGGGGCAGCCAGTTCCAACGGCAAGAACAACCACGACTACTACGAACCAGCAAAACCAGCAAAACCAGCAACAAACCACCCCGAATCGCCTTGACATTTCACTTTCAGGCTCTGGGAACACGCGCACGGTCGACGTGAATGCACTACAGGCAGGAACAACGTCCACCTCTGGTATATTTACCACGCTGACAACTACCGGTGGAACGCTTTCAGTACCAAGTGGTGCAACCCCCTTGACGAGCACCTGGACGCTCCCGAGTGCCGCTGGCACGTATAGTGTCACCGCTACCACGACTGCAGGGTATACGTCTGCGTCAGAGTCAGTTACCGTAACAGTCCCCGGCACCCTCACGGCGCGGCAAGATGGGGGGACGGTTGTCGTGACGGCGAGTCCCGCGCCTACGAGCAATTTGGCGTTCACGCTCACCACGAGTGG comes from the Candidatus Poribacteria bacterium genome and includes:
- a CDS encoding site-specific DNA-methyltransferase, coding for MKLNMIRNEDCLDTMKRMADGFVDLVVTSPPYDKMREYEGYSLQGFEQIAVELYRVIADGGVVVWVIADETVKGNESGTSFRQALHFKEVGFNLFDTMIYLKPPRGACGNNKSYWQSFEYMFVFSKGQPKTINLIKDRENKEARKGDNGTKRLKDGSLQKMSRGGYEKYGRRTNVWEYKIGKGHSASNKIAHEHPAIFPEKLAQDHILSWSNPGDLVYDPFMGSGTVALMAESNSRNFLGSEINPNYCDIANERLSIYQKELNLEEEVL
- a CDS encoding IS1595 family transposase; the protein is MNLIEVMERFPDQESCISYLERLRWRGTPHCPHCGSLGVQRRKECETGRIGRYNCHDCNATFKVTCGTVFHGTKIDLQKWFLAIVLIGNAKKSLSSHQLARDLDLNQKTAWYMQTRIRAEMAKKGGALLHGIIEADEAYIGGKPRKPNKREDFEPSPRGSGTSKDAIIGAVQRGGKVVAQLATELTGRTILEFIRSVVNLKDSELMTDESRLYSQIGRELKHSVINHQVQFAEGDKHTNTIEGFWSLLKRAWYGSHHHYQTGYTPLYVAERCYVYNYRNLDSIWTKFVNDSMKFPQRRSTHEVKHDKE
- a CDS encoding transposase yields the protein MAKRKRRTFTAEFKTEVVLEALTGESSQAEVCRHHNLSEDQLSKWKQHFLENAVSVFSATDQQSSKDAERIAHLERLVGRMAVAMDIQKKALTFLD
- a CDS encoding IS3 family transposase, translated to MDFLGLTPSQQRRIVEKLRTNYSVRQICEVLDFNRNLLYYHPKSDPSEAELREKIETLALRYPTYGYRRITQLLVNEGYPVGYRRVCRLMKAANLSVSVKRVCRTTNSLERQGPWVNRLEGLDICRCDQVWVGDITYVRLKGRFIYVALLMDVFTRMIRAWQLSPHLTQSLTLQPLEQALEQSVCEIHHSDQGVQYLSSAYLSTLTRHGITISVAHRGRPWENGYAERLIRTLKEEEVYLNDYENIDEAREHIDHFIRRVYHQKRPHSALGYLTPAEFQRQNLS
- a CDS encoding helix-turn-helix domain-containing protein; its protein translation is MDIIKCGENLKRARKKKGWSQKLFAEQLGQSESYATSISSWETGKESVPKKHREKVASELEISESEFVPTIGHIYLFYYPDAESEQSNTYPCKIGKTDQSVEHRVKSQKGEWQYDEMPKIALCLPVPIDNDEAWEKIIHGVLKLYGRWIDPDKAELLCLKGQEWFYTSPDEVKSIYEEIKHRLTKPILHQCKTTC